Proteins from a single region of Cyanobacteriota bacterium:
- a CDS encoding ferredoxin-thioredoxin reductase variable chain: MNVGDRVRVCKPITVYHHPSCKGQPFNIEGMEGEVSAILDNWHGRPISANYKIQVTFPKKFRVHLHASELELIT; this comes from the coding sequence ATGAATGTTGGCGATCGCGTCCGGGTTTGCAAGCCAATTACTGTTTATCATCACCCCAGTTGTAAGGGGCAACCTTTTAACATTGAGGGAATGGAAGGTGAGGTGAGTGCCATTTTGGATAACTGGCATGGTCGTCCTATCAGTGCTAACTACAAAATTCAAGTCACCTTTCCTAAGAAGTTCCGTGTTCACTTGCACGCTAGTGAACTAGAGCTAATTACCTAG